The Sorex araneus isolate mSorAra2 chromosome 9, mSorAra2.pri, whole genome shotgun sequence genomic interval cgatgcacaggggtcactcctggctctgcactcaggaattaccccagtggggctcaggggaccatatgggatgctgggaatagaacccaggtcggtcgcatgcaaggcaaacgccctacccgctatgctatcactccagccccaatttaaaaacatttttaaaaaaaaggttatgCAGAGGACTTAGCGACACAAAGCCATGGCACAGAGTAAGTGACAGTGGATGGTGGTGGCGAATCAGTCTTCAGGTCGCTTGGAAATATCACTGTAATTCAACAACCAAGACAGGAAGGAATgagggggccagagtaatagtatagcaggtagggtgtttgccttgcccaaggCAGACCCGGTGGCATATTGTTCCCCCagctgacaggagtgatccccgagtgcagagccaggagagaactCTGAGtagaactgggtgtggccccacaaaaccaaccaaccaaccaaccaaccaaccaaccaagaaAGACCGGAAGAAATGAGGCATACAAGTGACATGAAAGAAGCTTTATTGTGTTCAGGAGACAAAGACTTAAACCATCTCCAAGCACAAGGTCTTTCAACAGATGCTTTGGTGCGGGGAAGGGAATCCAGGAGGCAGGCAGACTCCTCCCTCCAGAGGCTATGCTCATGGCTTACAGTACTTATTTCTGTCCAGGTTCTTGTACTCCTCGTTGTACGGGACCTTGGAAAAGCAGATGGCGGCAGCAAGGTCACAATGGCAGAGGAAATCCTCGCAAGGGTTGTTCTTGCCTGGAAAGAGCAGAGGAAGGGGACTGAGCAGGGGGAGGGACCCACCTGCTGCACGGAGCAGGGGCCGGACAGTTAACTGCAATGATCTGATAAAGTTTCCACTGCAAGTTTAGGGTTAATAGAGTTATTGAATCAAAGTACGGGAATGACAGCTACACAATCAAAGTGATTTTGGGGATCATGACTAAAAACTTATGTTCCTGATGTGAAACTCCAGTGGAACCCGGCAGCCTGTGCCTCCCCAGGTGATCGCAGGTGAGGCACCTCATACTCTCTCGGGTAAGtctctcctctgtccctcacgTCACCAAGGGGCTCACTGCCTCCAAACCCATCAACCACAGAGCGTGGATGACACGGGCAAGGAACTGTGAGGTCGGGAAACACTAAAACATATGCTCAAGGCACAGAGCATTGTacatttcctctcttttctcctcctcgtgctcctcttcctcctcctcctcctcctcctcctcctcctcctcctcctcctcctcctcttcctttcctcctcctcctcctcctcctccctccccagcttcaatcaggatttactcctggctctgaggtcagggatcactccttgtggagctcagaggaccatatgtggtagtgctggggattatgcCTGGTCaatcacatgtaaagcaagcaccctacacacggtactaggagtgatccctgaggacacagccaggagtaagacctgaacactgctgattATGGCcccaagtcaaaacaaaacaaacaacaactggggctggagtgatagcacagcgggtagggcatttgctttgcatgtggccaacccgggttcgattcccagcatcgcatatggtcccccgagcacctccaggagtaattcctgagtgcatgagccaggagtaacccctgtgcaatgctgggtgtgacctaaaaagcaaaacaaaaaaacaaaaacaaaacaaaaaacaaaaaacaaagcaacaacatcagggcaggaaagatagtacaggaggtaaggtaccTGTCCTCATGCCTCTATCCATGGTTCGACCCCCCACACCACTTAAGGCCACCTGAGGCTTACCAGCAGACAAAACAAATACCCAAACACCTGCAGAGCGAtgtggctcaggggcagagcacctgccgtgtgggtttgacccctggtgctGCCCTATATGCCCGAGTGGCatccctctggccctgctctTTGTGATTTCAAGTGACCCCAGTCATCACAGTAGCCAGAGCCACTAGCCACAGGCAGAGGAGTGCAGAGAAGGACAGGAAGAGAACAGACACCACTCCTTGCTCAATTTAGGTCCTGGGCAAGTGGCTTGGTCTTCCGAGGCTGAGTTTCCTCCCCAGTGAGTGGGGGCAGCAGCTCTGCCTACCTGTGAGGCTGTTTCGGGGCCAGAGGGGACCAGGCACCTAGGGAACCGTGAACCATAGCTGAGAAGGGGCTGCCCACTGTGTGCATTGCAATGATgccaccccaagcctgccaaggtCAACCGGGAGGTAAACTTACTACTGCAGACGACCTTGGACTTGGTGCAGGAGTAGGAGTACCACTTAAAGTAGGGGTGGTCCAGGAGAGAGCTGCAGTGTCCCAACTTTGCAGCTTGGCCATAGCAGTTGTCGTGTGTCAGGCAGCATCTGGAGAAGACAAGGGGCCAGGAAAATCAGCCTTTGCTCCTTCAGGAGCAGGTGATGTGACACGGGAGATATCGGCCCTTTGGCTTGAGAAGAATGACATTTTATCCGGTTTATGGAAGACAACTTACAAACGGTTGTAGGAAACCTCACCCAGGCTGCTGAGGGGACCGTTGTGAAGAGCGCCAGGGGACAGCTGAGTGGGCCCTGTCTCTCTGTTTTACAACGTTTCGCCTCTAGAGGGCAGCAGCAATCACCGCCTAAGACCTTGGATTCTGCTTTTCATCCCTAGcagtgttttgattttcttttcttttcttttttctttctttctttcttgcttttttctttttttttgctttttgggtcacacctggcgatgcacaggggttattcctggctctgcactcaggaatcactcctggcggtgctcaggggatcatatgggatgctgggaatagaacctggggctggccgcgtgcaaggcaaatgccctatccactgtgctatcactccagcccccagtgttttGATTTTctatcactgtccctgtcactgtcgtcccgttgctcatcgatttgctcaagcgggcaccagtaacgtctccattttgagatttgttactgtttttgacatatcgaatacaccacgagtagcttgccgtgtgggcgagatactctcggtagcttgctgaaagtaagctctctgagaggggtggagcaatcgaacccgggttggccttgggcaaggtaaacaccctaccgctgtgttatcactccagatcCTATTTTCTACTATTGAATGTTATTATATTCATAATGTTAGAATTCagattccttttaaaaaagttatttatttatttatttatttatttatttggcttttggggtcacacccggcgatgctcaggggtgactcccggctctgcactcaggaattactcctggtggcgcttggcagaccacatgggatgccggggattgaacttgggtgctTGCCTGCCAGGGAAATGACACACCCGCTATCCCTCCAGACCCAGGTTCTTATGTTAATGACAAGAAGTGAATGACGGTGCTAATGTTCCAAATGTGCCTCCTCCCTCcgtgctcccccgcccccaccgtgaGCTCCATGCATTGGACCTGCCTCATGCCATGGGCTCGCTGCTCCTCCTGCCCATCCCACGCTCACCTGTCCAGTTCGTCCACGGGGGTGCCGTATCCACCTATGCCACAGTAGCAGCCGTACTTGTTAAATTTCAAAGGACTCATGCTAGGGATCAGGCACGAGATCATTTTGCCGAACTGTGGAATACTTTGCGCGTTGAGAGTGCTGAGACCGTCCACTGTAGTGGCCACTGCAAAAaggacagggagaggggctggagcaatagcacagcgggtagggcgtttgccttgcacgcggtcgacccaggttcgattcccagcatcccatatggtcccctgggcaccgccaggagtaattcctgagtgcagagccaggagtaacccctgtgcatcgccgggtgtgacccaaaaagcaaaaaaaaaaaaaaaaaaaaaaggacagggcGAGCtgagatccctcctggtgggcgcTGCTGGTGCCTTCTAGCCacccctgcctgcttccctcccagccctccgcACTGGGCAGCGGCGGAAGAGCAGAATCTGGCGGAGTGAGCAgggtttctctcctctctttgtctggtttttgggttttggccacacctggctgttctcagggcttgcttctaaattttatttatttatttattgtttgctttttgggtcagactcagcgatgcacaggggtcactcctggctctgcactcaggaaaccatatgggatgctgggaattgaacctgggtcggtcgcatgcaaggcaaacgccctacctgctatgctatcactccagtccctctcagggcttgcttctggcactgtgctcaggactcactcctggggggctcaggggactctgggatgccagagattgaacccaggttggctgaagcAAGGCCATGCCCAAAACAATGGGCTGTGGGTCCAGTTCAAAACCAGACCTTTCCTGACCGTTCAAGCAAAGaggccactgtgctctctgaTCCCTTCATCCCTTCATCCCTTCATCCACTTTCCTCCGCAGAGCCTCCAGCAACCAGGAGGCGCCTCTTTGCCTCATGcctccccctcccaggaccagCGACGCAAGGAGGGGTCTCGGGATTCTGAGGCCCCGAGTCAGTGGGCTCAGACGTCTGGAAGGCAAACAAAAGGCCTCATCATGAGGCTATGGAGCGTCTCCCTGGCACGGACTAGAGGCCCAGTAACTAGGACTGGTAAGTGACAAGCGATAAGTGATAGGTCACATCCGCCTGCAGCGAGCGCTGAAGCCCAGCCCtgcgggcagggggagcagggcacttccccctgacccccccccccccagagctggGCTCCTTCAAGAGAAGCCGCCAGGAAgcgctttgggggccacacgtggcttcgcctcccgcccggccccttctctctctggctGCCGCTCACTGTGAGAGCCGGACTCCAGGGCATGGG includes:
- the LOC101540825 gene encoding phospholipase A2-like yields the protein MKLLVLAAWLSVATTVDGLSTLNAQSIPQFGKMISCLIPSMSPLKFNKYGCYCGIGGYGTPVDELDRCCLTHDNCYGQAAKLGHCSSLLDHPYFKWYSYSCTKSKVVCSSKNNPCEDFLCHCDLAAAICFSKVPYNEEYKNLDRNKYCKP